The proteins below come from a single Deltaproteobacteria bacterium genomic window:
- a CDS encoding type II toxin-antitoxin system RelE/ParE family toxin has product MARRIVWSINAREDLREIRKFIARDSIYYSKEFIKEIKDKVAELTLFPERGVHVEAEGVHNLREVFVKKYRIIYQTSEDLVFIMAIVHGARNYEITE; this is encoded by the coding sequence ATGGCTAGAAGAATAGTTTGGTCTATAAATGCAAGGGAAGATTTGCGGGAAATCCGCAAATTCATTGCAAGGGATTCTATTTATTATTCAAAAGAATTTATCAAAGAAATTAAAGATAAAGTAGCTGAACTCACTTTATTTCCTGAGCGGGGAGTTCATGTAGAGGCGGAAGGCGTACATAATTTAAGAGAAGTTTTTGTAAAAAAATATAGAATTATTTATCAAACTTCAGAAGATCTTGTTTTCATAATGGCTATCGTTCATGGGGCTCGAAATTACGAGATTACAGAATGA
- a CDS encoding biotin/lipoyl-binding protein: MTRQYTLILDEQEHNIDITREGEDFLIRLGETSHRFRPLFDKNPLYSFSIDNSKILEAEISFNKDACDLNIGHVPYHLEVFDPRRRLFSQGEAVAGAGGGLITAPMPGKVVDVKVKLGDTVKKGTPLVVVEAMKMQNELLAPCDGVIAEIAVKAGDTVESGQKLLLVMKEGK, from the coding sequence ATGACACGACAATACACCCTCATTTTAGACGAACAGGAACACAACATCGACATCACTCGAGAGGGAGAGGACTTTCTCATTCGTTTAGGCGAAACCTCGCACCGTTTCCGTCCTCTTTTTGATAAAAATCCCCTCTACTCTTTCTCCATCGACAACTCCAAAATTTTGGAAGCCGAAATCAGCTTTAACAAAGATGCCTGTGATTTAAATATTGGCCATGTTCCCTATCATCTCGAAGTTTTTGATCCCCGGCGGCGTCTCTTTTCTCAAGGGGAAGCAGTCGCTGGTGCAGGCGGTGGACTGATTACAGCCCCCATGCCTGGGAAAGTAGTGGATGTAAAAGTAAAGCTCGGAGACACTGTCAAAAAGGGAACGCCCCTGGTGGTGGTCGAAGCGATGAAAATGCAGAATGAGCTTCTAGCTCCCTGCGATGGGGTGATAGCAGAAATTGCTGTGAAAGCAGGAGATACGGTGGAATCGGGACAAAAATTGCTATTAGTGATGAAAGAGGGAAAATGA
- the accC gene encoding acetyl-CoA carboxylase biotin carboxylase subunit, which translates to MKKIKKILIANRGEIAVRVIRACREMGIQTVAVYSDADRAALHVRRADEAYHLGANTPSESYLNVPKILDAARKSGSDAIHPGYGFLSENADFAEQITKAGLIFIGPNPALIRAMGSKIEARKIAQKAGVPIVPGIERPLLDVAEALGVAKEIGYPVLLKAAAGGGGKGMRAVQKEEELKSAFEMAQSEAIKSFKDGAIYIEKYVEGPHHIEVQVFGDLHGSVIHFFERECSVQRRHQKVIEESPSPFISEKTRKAVCDMAVQLCKSVNYYNAGTIECLVDKHQNYYFLEMNTRLQVEHPVTEMVTGVDLVKLQILVAQGEAIPYRQEDLKQTGHAIECRVYAEDPFHNFMPSPGLVVDQQYPHGPGVRLDNGIYQGFQIPLEYDPVLSKLICWGRDRTEAIERTKRALTEYRVSGPKTNLYFHRRALEIDDFVQGNYDTHFVAKHLEEILKIDPTEQTYALMAAALAKFLEDEKRKPQITAGSVQDASNWRLAGRAEGMRK; encoded by the coding sequence ATGAAAAAAATTAAAAAAATCCTCATCGCCAACCGTGGCGAAATTGCTGTGCGAGTCATTCGTGCTTGCCGCGAAATGGGCATCCAAACCGTGGCCGTTTATTCGGATGCCGATCGTGCGGCCCTGCATGTGCGTCGTGCGGACGAAGCTTATCATCTGGGAGCTAACACGCCTTCGGAAAGTTATTTGAATGTCCCTAAAATTTTAGACGCCGCTCGCAAGTCGGGATCCGATGCCATTCATCCGGGTTATGGTTTTTTATCGGAGAATGCGGATTTTGCCGAACAGATCACAAAGGCCGGTCTGATTTTCATCGGACCGAATCCCGCCTTGATTCGTGCCATGGGTTCCAAAATTGAGGCCCGTAAAATTGCCCAGAAAGCCGGAGTGCCTATTGTCCCGGGCATTGAGCGCCCTTTGCTGGATGTCGCTGAGGCCTTGGGGGTCGCCAAAGAAATCGGTTACCCTGTCCTCCTCAAAGCCGCAGCCGGCGGAGGGGGCAAGGGAATGCGCGCGGTTCAAAAAGAGGAAGAACTCAAAAGTGCCTTCGAAATGGCGCAGAGTGAGGCCATCAAATCGTTTAAGGACGGCGCCATCTACATTGAAAAATATGTCGAAGGCCCACATCACATTGAAGTGCAGGTATTTGGGGATCTGCACGGGTCTGTGATTCATTTCTTCGAGCGCGAATGCTCGGTGCAACGTCGACATCAAAAAGTCATCGAAGAATCGCCTTCCCCCTTTATCAGCGAAAAAACCCGCAAAGCCGTCTGTGACATGGCCGTGCAACTGTGTAAATCGGTGAACTATTATAACGCCGGAACCATCGAATGCCTGGTGGATAAACATCAGAATTATTATTTTCTGGAAATGAACACGCGTTTGCAGGTGGAACATCCCGTCACCGAAATGGTCACCGGCGTGGATCTGGTGAAACTGCAGATTCTCGTCGCACAAGGAGAAGCCATTCCTTACAGACAGGAAGATCTGAAACAGACGGGGCATGCCATCGAATGCCGTGTTTACGCCGAAGACCCTTTTCATAATTTCATGCCTTCTCCGGGTCTCGTGGTGGACCAGCAATATCCCCATGGCCCTGGAGTGCGGCTGGATAATGGAATCTATCAAGGCTTTCAAATTCCTCTTGAATACGATCCAGTACTTTCTAAACTCATTTGCTGGGGACGAGATCGCACTGAAGCCATCGAGCGAACCAAACGCGCCCTCACCGAATATCGCGTCAGTGGGCCCAAGACCAATCTCTACTTTCACCGCCGGGCCTTGGAGATCGACGATTTCGTGCAAGGGAATTACGACACCCATTTTGTCGCAAAACATTTGGAAGAGATACTTAAGATTGACCCTACAGAACAAACTTATGCCCTAATGGCCGCCGCCCTGGCCAAGTTTCTGGAAGATGAAAAACGAAAACCTCAAATCACAGCAGGCAGCGTGCAAGATGCCTCCAACTGGCGTTTGGCAGGGAGAGCTGAAGGAATGAGAAAGTGA